The sequence TAATTATCTGCACGATAGTGACGGTGTTAGACTTTCAaggtaaaaacataaataaaataaaaaatatcataagaacataattgtttatttattattttttgtagtagGAACATTTAGTAATCAGTCTTAATCAAATTGCAAATCACTTTAGACTTAGAGTCAatcaaatattaacaaaaattcttcttcttcttcaacaaaaaaaaaatcttcttaaaactatacaaaaatacctagtcaaaaattatttaatgaacACTTTTCTCAGTCTGAAACTTTCTACTTTATAtgatacactgaaaaacagttttGTTTTCTAGACAAACAAAGATAAACCTCACATTTGGTACATAGTATCTTTGACCTACTTTTGCAACCTTCCATCCTGCATGCTCTTGGGCTATCTATTTGATCAAATGATGGAAGATGATCATATCCATCATACCTTTTGGCTACAGAAGGTGGATTCGGTCGACGGAACTTAGACGTATTAGGAGCCTGGTTCTCATCTTGTTCATCAGTATCAGATCTTCTTTTACGTTCTGGTGCGTTGACAAGGCCATCTGACACTTGCATTCGAAACTCCAACAAGtccattattttacttttgggTACTCTAGTTGTGATCGAATTTAACACATACAAACGCCAAGCATTCGAAATGGCCAAGTCAAAAAAATGGAGGATGACTTTTAGAGTCcattttttcgtttttatgaAGGTCCGGTAGTATTCTATGGATTGATCGAGTATATCTACACCTCCCATGTTCTTATTGTAATTTGCGATTACTTTTGGACAGCTTACGTCTGTAAATGCTGAGAGATTTTTATCCCATCGCTTAATGAGACAAGAATCATCTCCAGATGTACAATTGGATGCTACAAGGACGGATTTGTTATCCATCcatttaacaacaacaacatCATTGCTAACAAATTGTTGAGATTCGCCACGTTTCATTTTGCGATCTAGCTTGAAGTCCATGTTCTTCCTCTCAGGAACTCTATTCATCATTATTGTCCCGGTCCCATGTAGTCCCAATTCATTCAATCTCTCAAGTAAAGGTATAGATGAAAAAAACCGGTCAAAATATAGACAACTACCGCGTGGGATTGACTTAGAGAGATGAAGAATGACAGAAGCTCCAACGCCTAGAGATTTGTCTCCAAAGTTTGTTTTTGCGCCTTGATAAACTTCGAAGTCGATCATCAAACCATCGTAAGTAGTAGCGACGAAAGCTTTTAGCCCTTGTGGACGCGgctttgtttttattacttgtcTCAAACCACGTGGACATGTCCCAGAGAATGGAATCATTTGCTCGTCGATGGAATAAAAGCCTGGTTGACGTTCTAATTTGTCGCAAGCATTTTTGACTTGAGTAAGTACAGGTTGGACTTTCCACAGTGAATTCTGGTTTCCTGCCGGAGCATCATCACTATCGACAACATGGAATGCCATACGAAGAATCTTGAAACGATCTCTAGAAATCTTGTCAGCAACTAAAGCTAATCGCATTTCGATCCGCCAGTACATGTGAATGCGTGGGTATGGAATACATCCCATGATGAAATGAATTCcaacaaatttttttaactctgccGCTGTGGTGTTCAAAACTTTTCCCGTTTTACGCATGTAATAATTGTTGGTACAAACAGCGGCATGCTCAAAAAATTTATCATCAAAATAATCTTCAAAGTAGGCCAAAGGAGACCTTACCGCTGCTGACGACCGCTCCGGATAGCTGTGTTCCTTCTGGTTGAATGGCATCTGCTTCCAGATTCTTCGGCGAGTGTCTCGGCTTTTTGTCGGCTTTTGACGAGCTTTTGTTGCAGTAGCAGATGATGGACCTGGACGGGGAGGTGATTCAGGTTCCTCAGCAGACACCAACTGCAAAACCGATTCTTCTTGATCACCTTCGTCATCTTCCACTTCTTCTATTTCGGAGTCATTGCCATCTCCAATGAGCTGAAGCAACAACTCACCCGTTAGTTCCGTCCCTGaaagcaaaaataaagaaaactttgattgaaagcaaaaaaaaagaatgatttacCGCCATACAAAGTATGACACTAAAAGATGAGATTGAGTCGGATCGTCACTATCGTGCAAACCAATATTTGAGAGGTTATGTTTTTCAATTCAAAGTAAATAACATCAAGAATATTGTTTACTGAATGACTTTATTAACTAAACAAGCTATTAAAAGCAAAATCATATCAAATTAGttgaataaataacaaaaaactcaaTACTTACTCTGACCACTCCGCTCAACAAAATACGCCGGCATCTTCACCACAAGGTCAAAGAGCACTGACTGCCTTCTCACTCTTACCTGCGCGTTAATTCATAAACAGACTCGTGCACGATCGTTGGCTAGCGTTTTGGGCCCGAAAAGTTGGTTAGAAAAAGCGcgggatttttttaaaataaaatgcacgATCGTGTTCCGGCGTCCTGAAAGGGTTATGACGTCATTTAATTGTTGTCCACTGGCTCCGATACGTTTCTCTATTTACGGCTAAGCGATAAACCATCGCTGACagccctattgaaaataaaaggccgacacgcgcatagtacctgctttacgcgacgcgtacctaataggAAAGGGACAGGAGTCAGAGATTTGAATTTTGGCCTGTGATGttggggctgtatctgatttctttcagtaaacacTATGgaaatggtttactcaaaaactattggaGTTTCGGTTTCACTGATAAGCCTtagagacaataaataatgtacctctaaagaatgtgaagtaatatttggGTTTTCATCTCGGTACATGTTTGATTTTAAGTTGAcagaccaagtagatggcccacctggttgtaagcggaaaaccatcgcctataaacagatcaacacttcgcagggcatgcgagggTTGAAACATATTTCTCAtttatactttactttttttatattaatacagaCAACTTCTCTTTTCTACCCAGTTGAAACATTAAAGTGCTGCAAAAACCGCATATAAGGCTGCATCATCGTTTACCGCCAGGTGACATTTTCAATTGTCAGTTAGGGGCTAagttgtagtagaataaaaaaaacaattatacctATATCAGACTCTTTAGACAGCGTTTTGTTTAAAACTTCGTCTCCATTGCCGACAATGGGGAGTAAAGGACCCATAATATTGCTCGTTTCCGTACATCTTTGTATCGCAAAAGCTAGCCCCCTGTTTTCACTCAACCTCAATGTGTTGATAGAATACTTCTTTCGAAATATCTTCCCACACATTGTCGATATAATAGTGCTTTTGCCAGCACTATCATTTATCACGCGTTCTCGTCGAAAAACATCGTTAAGAAATCTACATAATGTGCGCTTCAGCAGTTCGTATTAAGATTCACATCTACCATCGCGACCTTGGAAAAAATGTAGTAGCAAAAAACTAACTAGAGTCCTTAATACCTTTCTGAGCGACTTCTGAATACCTCACTAATAATACAACTTGCaacagaataacgaaataacgTTGAAGGATACATCAGTATATTTTATGAGGATTCacttagtaaaaatattaaataaaaagaagtatatttatttttccatacaaacaagttcataacattctaaatgtatatgacaaccctattgaagataaaaggccgATACGCGCATAGCCCCTACGCTACGacacgcgtacctaataaatgaaattgtatacaattctacaataactacagattgacatcttggagatgttgaacgttcaaagtttgtattaaacgtaggcttatagaaatgtcctataatagtaaaaaggactacgtaatcgataaaaaagcttgggtgtgaattattgctctaaccaggttgctcttctaataatttttaatgacaatgtgagttggtgataacaaaaaaaacacccggctaagtttgtcgtgggcttcttcttagaccagggcgcgtttggaactctcctggctttagttttaagtttacgaatatggttatcgccatcatctcactaccgtgtaattctcatatacgcatcaaagtgccacctacgggcatacttgaataaagatatttttgactttgagtttgaCTACACTAcactaaagtgacaggagtcacatgatgttgattttgcatgtgatattagggctgtatctgatttatttcagcgATAACAACTAATagtttttcggtttcacagataagtctggACTGTCACATAATGGACCTCTAAAGCATgctaagtattatttcgattttcatttacactttttaaaaatgtgaaagtttctttgttggtttgtcctttaATCACGTGGCATCCGGCTGgtcaaataaacaaagaaacatacTCTGAAGCTCTATCTTCGTTCTTTATTCTGTGTTTTTTCAACCCATTATGGGGTTAAACCcaagtccgccacgctggccaagtgctgatcggtggacttcacacgtcctttttaatattatagaatatgAGCTCTTTGCCGTagaggtttcctcgcgatattttcagcaaataaatatgactacactagctgttgccagcatTCTTATTCAGCgtttataactattttaaaaatttcgtCGAACAAACAGGAGCATATACTTTTAACtaagtctatgccaaaaaccaagttgattggttgcataGTTAGGGCATAAAGGaagaacagacaaacaaacatacttttgcatttataatattagataggAAGTAAGGTTTtaattgcatataatttataacatatgCTTTATAGGTTATAAAGTAGGAACATAAATCCGAAAAGTTAAACGTGCGTGTCGCGGATCGATCTCACTCCCTAGCGAAGTCTTCCCCATTAGACTATCACCGCATATAATATTACGTAAACACACAACAACAAACTCGTTCAATCGCAAAACAAGTTgccaaactatattattttaagtacccACGCTATCGTCGTTTACTGAAGTTGTAACAAGTCATAGATAATATCCGCCGAGCGTCACGTCAGAGCTTTATGATCCAAGCGCGATACGTACCTACTCGCCGATATCTAATGTTATCTAATTCACAGATaggcatattttataaatatttataactaattgACTAAAATGGAAAA comes from Pararge aegeria chromosome 9, ilParAegt1.1, whole genome shotgun sequence and encodes:
- the LOC120626421 gene encoding piggyBac transposable element-derived protein 3-like, yielding MPAYFVERSGQRTELTGELLLQLIGDGNDSEIEEVEDDEGDQEESVLQLVSAEEPESPPRPGPSSATATKARQKPTKSRDTRRRIWKQMPFNQKEHSYPERSSAAVRSPLAYFEDYFDDKFFEHAAVCTNNYYMRKTGKVLNTTAAELKKFVGIHFIMGCIPYPRIHMYWRIEMRLALVADKISRDRFKILRMAFHVVDSDDAPAGNQNSLWKVQPVLTQVKNACDKLERQPGFYSIDEQMIPFSGTCPRGLRQVIKTKPRPQGLKAFVATTYDGLMIDFEVYQGAKTNFGDKSLGVGASVILHLSKSIPRGSCLYFDRFFSSIPLLERLNELGLHGTGTIMMNRVPERKNMDFKLDRKMKRGESQQFVSNDVVVVKWMDNKSVLVASNCTSGDDSCLIKRWDKNLSAFTDVSCPKVIANYNKNMGGVDILDQSIEYYRTFIKTKKWTLKVILHFFDLAISNAWRLYVLNSITTRVPKSKIMDLLEFRMQVSDGLVNAPERKRRSDTDEQDENQAPNTSKFRRPNPPSVAKRYDGYDHLPSFDQIDSPRACRMEGCKRIRPERDKDKSLIAAVRKGDKRIPLTVLSVLFENA